Below is a window of Megalopta genalis isolate 19385.01 chromosome 7, iyMegGena1_principal, whole genome shotgun sequence DNA.
CGGCGTGTTTTGAAAACCAACTTTTAGCGCATACGCATATGTATACATTCGTATGCACAGTGTACGCGTATGTACCTGATATGTatgtacattattttatatatgtcATATACTactacatatgtatatagaaggCTGTGATTCTAGtacaatatatacatatgtactcaTACAAAATAGTTTGGAAAATTGAAGATTCTCTCAACATATTGGAAGAgataaatatattaaagaaaGTGATGAACACACAAGTCGAGAAATTCATGGAGAAATTTATGAACAGTTTAATATTGTTAATCATAATTAGTTCCACGACTCTGGGCTGCAGTTTGCTTAAGCAGGTGAAGATGGGGACAGAAATCActttgctctgattggctgacAATCGAATGCTGAGGCATGATTCACTGCAGATTGGATGAACGGTAAAATAGTGGGGATAAGAGCACTTGcttagagagaaagaaaaatgtacGTGTACTATATCAGTCTGCACATTACTGCCTAAGAGCATGTACTACACACAGATTGTGTTCTTTCTACTCGATAGCTACTGATTCCTATAGATCAAATTGAAaacttatcattattatttcatactacatatgtatgtatgcatgcGTGTATGTAAAACGAAGTGATTTTTAATACCGTAGTGGTTCTTTTTACTCCGATGGTTTTTACTGATTTATACATAAAAACAGCGCGAGGTGTTTTTTCATTCAAGGTACATTCCCAAGCGCGCTTTTTATGATTCTTGGCGGATCTAACAAAGCTCGGCGTCTTCTTTACATAAATCCGCCATCTTCTTTCGATTTACACAACGGAAGGTGGTGATCGCGTTTTGTTAAACGGAAGTTTTTCTGAACTTCGACTGCTTTCACCGAAGAACGTGCGGTCGAGTGGTAGACGTAGAAAAGGTTACTATCTAGTACCTAGTAAACAAATTGACGTTGACGTTAATTTAATCTCTGACGATTGAACGCCAACGAAGTGCGTAAAAAGCTTGTTATTGCCTAACCTTTAAAAAACTGTACGATCTTCATGTTTTGCCTATGATCGTACCTGGCACAGCTTAAAGATGTCAAGATTCCATAAAAATTCATGGGGTGGCCGCAATAGAAGATCGGGAAATTCGGACGACAAACACTATTTTGGTAAGTACTTCTGTAGATGCATCTTAACTTCACTATCATTGTGTTGCAAATACTTGTCCAACCTGTTTAACGTTAATTTGCTCTGTTCAACGttaattatttttgtttctaaataacaagaaattataattattttgaaaaaaaatattAAGTCATCACTGAATCAGTGTGTGAAACTAATCTGTGCGATTATAACTTATATTTTATACAGGACACGATGATCGTGTACCAAGAAATAACGGTGCCTTCCACTTCCATCTTGGAAGTAGACCGAGAGTGTCCTTTAAAACACAGACGAGACCATCTACTAGTGAATTAAGTAGGAACTTAGCGTTAACATGCTTAGACGATGATGTTCAGATGGCAACAAGTTCTAATAACAACAGCAGACAAGTTATTGTAAGCGGAAGAGATTTTAATTCGCGACGTGGAAGACTCAGTCCTTTACCTGTGAGAGGATTTAGAGGAGGAGGGAAAATAATTAACAATAGATTCAGGATTAATCTTCCTGGGGATCCCTGTTATCAGATTATCGTAAGTGAAATTGGGTACATTAATGATTAGCTTGTgcgaatatataatacaatagttttttctctttttttttaaattgtagaTACCGTATGGACACAAATATGATAAagaatatgtaataaataatcttCTTAGCTATATGGCACCAGAAACTTTTGTTCCAATAATGGTAAGTAAGTTTTATTGTATAGTGGAATTAtttaagtaatatatatatatatatatatatatatagtttttaACCATGTGCTCACATTTATTAATAGTACAAGGTTCTTGCAAATGAAGCATTATTTTATGTGGACGATGAAAAAGAAGCAATGGCACTAAGTAATTGTCATCAGAAGATCACCACTACAGATGGTTTTAAGCTGCAAGTGAAGGTTTTCCACCTGTTACTTCCATATTGTGAAATTGATACTAAACTGAAAGATAAATTGAAACAAGTCATGTCTAAACGTTATGTAACTGAAACAAATGCACTAGATTTATCCAAGTTCCATAGAGACCCAGGTTAGTATAGTTTTCAATTTAAAGTATTCTTTATCGCATTCAAAGTATCGATCGAACATGATTTTTGTCACAGATCTGGTTGATGATTATTTCTGCTCTCTATCTCGGACTATACTGTTAAAAACTGTGTTAGATATTGCATCGGAACACATACCAAATCTGGAAGCACTGAACTTAGACGCAACCCGCTTGCATACATTGGAGAAATTAAATGTTCTGAATAGAAAGTTTTCAAAATTGAAGATACTGTACGTTGGCGACAATTGGGTCAGTAATTATCGAAgatctaatttctttctttgtgCTTTTACCTAAAAGTATATGAAGTATTTCATACTTAATGCTTTCAGGTAAAAGACATTAGGCAACTAGAGCATATCAAAGAATTAAAACTggaggaattgaagctaactggaaaTCCCCTTTGCAACAAGTATAAAACTCGACAAAGCGAATACATTAGGTAATGTATGGTTTTAATACGATCTCTCTTCTCTTGATAAAAGAATTCTCCAGGTGGATAGTTTCCCGAAGCTGCTAACACACCAGAAATGTTTACTGCGTTCCAATagaatgttgaaatattttcaACAAAGATCTGGGCAGCTTAATAAAACTGCCTTGTGCATTTGAACTGATTTAGTTTTTAATTGTCGTCTAATGTTCCTAAAATTTAGTAGCAGGAATTAATTAGTAGAGAACAATTGTCCCTGGAATGTTCTAAACGGTCTGTGTATTTTCCACTACATTGTATCCTTCAATACTAaggcaaatatttctgttattccGACTAACTTGGAGCTTCCGGGCTTCTGGCTTTTCTTTCCCGACATTAGCGACGTGCGGAGACGGTTCCCCAAACTTCTACGGCTGGTAAATAAATATCACATTGTACTTACGATTAATGCGATTAACACATTATATTcgtcacaatttttattattttaacagGATGGCATGGAACTCCCAAAGCCAATCTTGTTCGACGTAGCGGACGACGGAAATAAATTGCCAACCCCTCGAAGAATGTTCGTTGCGAACGCAAAAGCGCAAGAAATTGCTAGCCAATTTCTGCAACAATATTTTCTTATATTCGATAGCGAGAACCGTCAACCATTGTTAGACGCGTATGACGAGCATGCATGCTTTAGCATGACCGTGACTTATTTTCAAAGTAGTAATAAGTAAGTAAAAAATGTACAATCTGATCTTTATTAAAAACATTTCGCGTTACTAACAACTTCACTCGTCTAGATTAAGTGGATACCTCCTGGAAAATAGAAACTTGTATAAAGTAAATGATACAAATAAGAGGCACAAATTATTAAAACAAGGAAGATTATCTGTGGTCTCGTTTATATCTGAAATGCCACAAACTCTTCACTATATAAACACATTTACGATGGACATCAGCCTGGTGACAGTAAGAATTtctctttattatttattactgtgATAACTATATTACTCCGACTTATGATTAACTatgttactgtaattatagGAAGTGATGATGTTGATCACAGTCACAGGTATTTTTAAAGAGCTAGACAAGAAAGATCAGGTTGTTCGCCATTTCAATAGAACATTCATAATAGTACCCGAAGGAACTGGGTATTgtattcgaaatgaacaattgcacatcAGTAATCCAACGGCCGCTCAGACGAAAAACTTGAACACCCAGATAACAACCCAAATTCAGCAAGCAGtagcatcatcatcatcatcatcgagcAGCACCGCCGTAAAGCCAGTGCCAGCACAATTATCCGAAGATGTGAAACAACAAATGACTGCAACGCTCAGCCAACAGACTAACATGAATTTGGAATGGAGTCTGAAGTGTCTGGAGGAGGTACAATGGAATTATAACAACGCGCTTTCGGCGTTCCACGAGTTCTTCAAGCGAGGACAGATCCCACCTGAAGCATTTAACAAATAAGTATACAGTAAAGATTAGGATATGTAAGGCTCGAAGATGTTTTGGTGCTTCTACATCATGATCTGAATGAGGACACGGAGGTATTGGGTGTTGTTTTGATTTATCTATTGCGTTCTGTAAAATCATGCTTCTCCTTCGATTTTGGTACCCAAAACCTTCGTTGACCCTTAATAATATCTGTTCGCAATAAAGCAAAAAAAGGCTTGTTATGCATTAAGGAAACGAAACAGCAGAAAGTATTTTCTATAATAAGGTTTGCCGGCAAGCTTCTGTTTACTTTAACCGAACGAGATATTTAAAtgttttgatatttttttaGAACATGTATATTGTTCCCATATTCAAAAGAAATTGTCGTTCATTCAGCTCATGATTCGTACACAAGTGAGAATGGGATTTAGTGGTGATTCgtagaattaaaaaatgttttgagGGGTTTATAATATTAGTCCGATTCAAcactatttctttttctttctttcttgctACTTTAATTTTTGTACATTGAACCTTTTTGGGGTTAAATGAAAGATCATTTGAAGGTACTTACTCAAACCTATTTGAGTCATCTATGAATAATTTCTTTATAACACGCgtaccttcaaataattgctgATTTTCTAAAGTATGAGAATCGGAACACCTTAATTTCGACGCTTGTGACACAAGTGACTTACAGTTCACATACTGCCTATTTTAGTTACGTTCTACAAACATAATGATGTTTATTTTTCCAAAATAATCGATGCACTTTGCATGATAATGCACTTGTTCCATTTTTAAATTACACATTAAGATCGCGTATCCTAAGTAATTTTACATTagctattaaatattattgaataagtATGATAGAAAAGGTATGATTATATATCCTCATTCGATGTACAGAAATTCTGATTGTGATATCTTAGATAAAATAAGCATCATTATGTGCACAATGCAAAATAGTTCATATTAAACCTCAACAGGTTGCAACGCAGTGTAAGATACGCTTAAAAGGAAGCGCATATTTTGTTTGAGAATTCGGGCGAAGTTGGCCGACTTTGCTCGTTGCAATTATGCGTCGTTCAGTTTTTCTAATATATTAATCTGTATTAAAAGAGATTTTACTATAAAAGGTAAATCCTTTTTTAGTTGTACTGGTTGAcattaaaattatttctttatacaCAAGATAATTAAACGTGTCGGCCAGCTTCGGACCAGttttagaaaaaaaaaaaaaatacatactgaTATGCTGCATTGCCTCTCTATTGAAAACTAaattgtatgtacatatatagaAATGTAATGTTGTTCATTCACCACCATTTTGTCCGGATATATATTACACTTtcaaagtatctgaagatatTTTACGTACAGTGTGTGAATATAAATTGTTCGTCGGCGTCAGAGAGATACAAAAACGAACTTAACGGAGACGGAATGGACTCTCAAGTCATATCAAGGAAGAAAGCAGTTCTTGCTTAATCACCGAAACTGTTTACAAACTGCTGTTGGAAAACTGCGAGTTCGTCACAGTGTTTCGTTGTGATAAAAAAAAAGCAATAAAACAGGAGGAAAGCAGAACAGTCCTAATGAAACATTTAGGATCCTCAGAAAGATAGAATGAGATATTTACTGGAGGCAAATGATTATTCCCCTTTCTGTTGTAGCCTTTCGCAATGCACTTGATGCGCTACGGCGAATAGGATACAGATCTGCCCTCTATCATAAAACGTATAGATGGATCAACGATTAGCATCGAACAGAATGAATTCTGACTCGAGCTTCGTACATGAGCTGCTCCTGAATCCAGAAATAAATTTCTGCACAGCAATATATGCTGGTCAAACAGAAGCAATGGCTGCCGCTTTGTTATGTTTCTGCTGCAGATACATGTTGGATAATACCGACAGACTTAACGAATACACAGGGATAAAATACACACAGGAACTGTGGAATCACGTGATTTTTGACAAGATATGTCATTAAGAGACACTTGTAATTATTTTAGGCCATTCGAATGTCGAGGAACGCAAATGAGATGAGCGTGGTCGTTCGAGAGAACAGTTTATGCTCACATTCTGTACCAATTCGCATCGACCTTGAACGCGTCAATTGTCGACGTAAATTTGGAAACCTGTCACTATCATGGGAAAAAGATCTTTTTTAACTAATTTATTCACGCATTTCTAACATCGTTTGAGCAGAAATTTCCGGATATGCTACAAAATGGTCGATGGCGAGTATGAATTGTATTTTCGATCGCTTTCAAAGGATCATATAGTTATTCAAGTCACACCATGTACATGTTAAGGTACGTTTTTGCAGTTTTTGCCTAGTTTCGTCAGGTAAAAAAGAATGTTTGAGCGCGATGCAAATTGTAAATACATGAGACGTGATTGACGAGAATAAATATTTGTGTACAAGAATTTGAGTTTTTCATAGAAAACATTGAATATGCATATAATGTAAATAAAcaatagaattttattaaatatgtgTCTTTTATTAGACGAACATTAAAACAGTTTAACACGACCTTAACATCTTCtttaatatattctttaaatGTCATTGATAGTCGGATTTAATTGTAGCGGCAGTTCTTTTGTTTCTTCTGATTTCTAaagataatacaatatataggTAAAATATACTTTTAAGTATTAAAGATATTGTGCTGTATTTACTTCACTGTTTGATAAGGTTCGACGAGGTTGCTTTTCTCTTAAAGAAACCTAACTGTAATTGTAGAAAATagtattagaaatattataatatattgtgataatatttggaaaataaaaaaaatgttataccgtGCTTAAAATCGcaacaaaaacaattaatagtaataatcccACTGACACAGAAGCTATAACAATCCACAATTGCAATCCTGTTTGTTTCGAACTATTGTAGAACATTGTTGTAAGTACCATTGTAGAtctataaaaaattttattacttGGTTTGTATATTTGACATTTCGGGAAACATACTTACTTTGTTCCATTAATAGAAACCCTCGCAGCTGGTTTTAGTATGTGTACAGTGGCTTCGGTGTCGAATTTTAAAGCAACTCTGTCGATAGCGAGAGTATCTAAACGTGTAAAAAAGAAGACATATTGAATATCTAAGTTCTCAAAAGTATATATGCAATAAAAGTTTACTACCTTTAAGTTTTTCAACATTTAAAAGTAGTTTGATTAACACCTTTCCAATGTCTTGTAATGTCTCCAATGTATTTAAATTGCATACAATAGTTGAGCAATACACATCACTAGTTGAACAATTCATATATAAAATGTCGCTTAAACTGCTATCGTTCGTATATTGCagtgttttattaatttttatatcatgcAGTTCGAAGCtcgattcgtttgcatttcttTTAATGATTAAGTTATTAGTTTGTTGCATTTCGCTAGCTACACTATGCATATTAAATTTATACAATGACAATTCTCTTCTCACATTTATGAATTCATTGTCTAGTAAATtatcttgtgatgtacattcaTACAATTTTCCTAACACATAGAGctgaaaatatattcgataatcatttttatttattagaaaACAATTTGCTGTATTGTACCTGGGGTTTATATATGTGTATTAAAGGATCTGAATAATTAATAGCTGTTGGTATTTTAATAACGAGTTGAGCGCTTTCTATAGGTGTTGCACCAAGCTTGTATACTTGGTACGTATGCTGAAAACTgagatttgaagcaacattctCGATAGTGGACAAGTAATATGCTTCTTCATTGGCCTTCCTAAACAATAAACGTTTGATACTAAATACTATTCAGTATTCAATGATAAGGAAAATGTAGAAATTACAAACCCGTTCAAGGACAAAGAAACTTCGTTTATCAAGTTAAGAATTTTCGTTATAATTTCCACTCCTTCGTTTTTACTACGGGTTGTACATGTTATGTTAAAATTTAGCTTGTGATCAGACATCGAATCgtgaattaaatttttcatgtcaagatcTAAAGTAATATTCTTTTCTTCTCCTTTCCATAGAGGATTACCAACATCGCAGGTTATTAATAAATTAGTTTTAGATGTGTCTTCTTGACAAGAAGGTAAGATGCTACGTAATACTACCCCTTTTGGAATAGTGAATTGAAGCATGGTAAGATAAGCtggttctccataattctttaaATTTACTTCTAATTTTACATCAGTCGAACCGATCACCCACGTAGTATTGTCGCTAAAAAACGGTTTTTATAGACTAATAAAGCAGGGAACATGTCAATCAATTATTGAATGCTTACCGAACACCATAAAACTTTGCTGCAGCGGATATATTAGAAGTACAAACTTTATCTGCTCCGCAGTCGATATTAAAAGGAAGAAAAGTTTGAGCGAcatgtaatttattatttctcctTTCCACAGGGCAGAATTTGCAGAAGCGACCGGATGTATTATTTGCGAAATCATGCGATGCAAAAATATAAATTGGCTCAATAAAATCTCTTATatttttctgtaaaaaaattataaatgaaattagaATCAAACTTATGTAAAACAAAGGgacataaataaattattaccgAGAGATTGACTTGCGCTTTGAAGCACGTAACTGATAAATTGAAGGATTCGAATTTCAAAAATGTTTCTTTGGTTCGCAGATACTGTTTATCTATAGCAATCGAGATCGTGGATTTTACACCTAAAAATTAATTGCATAtatgaaattataattaaataatattgttattatacttGCCTTGTAAGCTTTCTACGTTATGTCCACTGTACCGTGGACAgatttcgattaaaaaatatttagtatctCTTTCTAAAACATTGGGTACTACATGAATTACGAGTTCCGTTTTAACGACTGGTTTACTACGAAACACAACAGCATGGTTTGATTTATATGCTCCTATTGGAATATCTAGATAACTAAGGAAATAcaaaacaataatttttatgcTGTAATGGTATACTATTGTTAAGAAATGGGCGACACTAACCCGTTACTATCAATATCAATCGGTTTTGACATTGAAAATCCAAATCTCTCGTATTTGCGACGATGCTCCGTTAGATCTATGG
It encodes the following:
- the LOC117229174 gene encoding nuclear RNA export factor 1, which codes for MSRFHKNSWGGRNRRSGNSDDKHYFGHDDRVPRNNGAFHFHLGSRPRVSFKTQTRPSTSELSRNLALTCLDDDVQMATSSNNNSRQVIVSGRDFNSRRGRLSPLPVRGFRGGGKIINNRFRINLPGDPCYQIIIPYGHKYDKEYVINNLLSYMAPETFVPIMYKVLANEALFYVDDEKEAMALSNCHQKITTTDGFKLQVKVFHLLLPYCEIDTKLKDKLKQVMSKRYVTETNALDLSKFHRDPDLVDDYFCSLSRTILLKTVLDIASEHIPNLEALNLDATRLHTLEKLNVLNRKFSKLKILYVGDNWVKDIRQLEHIKELKLEELKLTGNPLCNKYKTRQSEYISDVRRRFPKLLRLDGMELPKPILFDVADDGNKLPTPRRMFVANAKAQEIASQFLQQYFLIFDSENRQPLLDAYDEHACFSMTVTYFQSSNKLSGYLLENRNLYKVNDTNKRHKLLKQGRLSVVSFISEMPQTLHYINTFTMDISLVTEVMMLITVTGIFKELDKKDQVVRHFNRTFIIVPEGTGYCIRNEQLHISNPTAAQTKNLNTQITTQIQQAVASSSSSSSSTAVKPVPAQLSEDVKQQMTATLSQQTNMNLEWSLKCLEEVQWNYNNALSAFHEFFKRGQIPPEAFNK
- the LOC117229172 gene encoding integrin alpha-5, coding for MKQILLLFITLVWGYNIDTDFHIVYYVKNELKSIYFGYTVYLYHDSINDKSWLLVGAPKGSYSQSSNQKFKTSYEHGLTYRCELKITESCQIIRPQNVENKKGYIRQLDMKMFIEQQGGWFGSAMSIDRSNGILTVCAPRTVVSIFKSLSDIYSDTMHGMCYSGNVTSSVLSIGYNDLEFHNFQSKIWYNPMYGFSIHYASAMQEVGKKQKETHYIVGKPANDICGGIEIVQKNKRLSIELSSDEADDLSRLGYSVESGYFFKKDQLLYVSGAPGWYYKGQVVVIDGTANSSIVAKLRGSSTGEYFGAALAVGDINNDDLDDLIVGAPYWGEDNGKVYCYFGNSKGQFKEVISLHGKVEGGHFGYAITSGDLDADGFDDIIVGAPWEESGVIYIYSGGSDLMETKLQASQRIAAIDLTEHRRKYERFGFSMSKPIDIDSNGYLDIPIGAYKSNHAVVFRSKPVVKTELVIHVVPNVLERDTKYFLIEICPRYSGHNVESLQGVKSTISIAIDKQYLRTKETFLKFESFNLSVTCFKAQVNLSKNIRDFIEPIYIFASHDFANNTSGRFCKFCPVERRNNKLHVAQTFLPFNIDCGADKVCTSNISAAAKFYGVRDNTTWVIGSTDVKLEVNLKNYGEPAYLTMLQFTIPKGVVLRSILPSCQEDTSKTNLLITCDVGNPLWKGEEKNITLDLDMKNLIHDSMSDHKLNFNITCTTRSKNEGVEIITKILNLINEVSLSLNGKANEEAYYLSTIENVASNLSFQHTYQVYKLGATPIESAQLVIKIPTAINYSDPLIHIYKPQLYVLGKLYECTSQDNLLDNEFINVRRELSLYKFNMHSVASEMQQTNNLIIKRNANESSFELHDIKINKTLQYTNDSSLSDILYMNCSTSDVYCSTIVCNLNTLETLQDIGKVLIKLLLNVEKLKDTLAIDRVALKFDTEATVHILKPAARVSINGTKSTMVLTTMFYNSSKQTGLQLWIVIASVSVGLLLLIVFVAILSTLGFFKRKATSSNLIKQ